In a single window of the Elaeis guineensis isolate ETL-2024a chromosome 4, EG11, whole genome shotgun sequence genome:
- the LOC105043602 gene encoding LOW QUALITY PROTEIN: probable xyloglucan galactosyltransferase GT19 (The sequence of the model RefSeq protein was modified relative to this genomic sequence to represent the inferred CDS: inserted 1 base in 1 codon) has product MTGFQSELEAFLSSPVTFAPMARPTLLVLSVLLLVPYQAKSRSIPKTGGGLPLLEKEEAIAGEEGEEAQQPRRRAECDGRWIHIRDLPPRFNTDLLRSCNAFPLYDDGDFCPYLANHGLGPRTHNRSRSWYRTDPHMLEPLFHRRLLEYPCLTPDPTLADAVFLPYYASLDSLPFLYDPALFNSSDLHGRDLAEFLRRDRPAVWARRGGHDHFLVLARPAWDYSQDPDADPRLWGTSFLHLPDFLNVTVLALEARPWPWQERAIPHPTSFHPATLAHLDAWLARARGARRTNLMLFAGGGGGGGPNIRXSIRAECENRTDLCEVVDCSDGACAHDPIRFMRPMLRSSFCLQPPGDTPTRRSTFDGILAGCIPVFFEEIGARAQYGWHLPKDRFEEFSVFIPKEEVVFGGVRIGDVLGAIPPSEVRRMRELVLEMAPRVMYRRHGSSDGLRARKDAVDLAIDGVLRRVRRRVRVLEEGDPDLLVYDDDDVDHWS; this is encoded by the exons ATGACAGGATTCCAAAGCGAATTAGAggcttttctctcttctcctgtCACTTTCGCACCCATGGCTCGCCCCACCCTTCTGGTCCTCTCTGTTCTCCTCCTCGTCCCTTACCAAGCCAAATCCCGATCCATCCCCAAAACCGGCGGCGGCCTTCCGTTATTAGAAAAGGAGGAAGCAATtgccggagaagagggagaagaagcgCAGCAGCCGCGGCGGCGGGCGGAGTGCGACGGGCGGTGGATCCACATCCGCGACCTCCCGCCGCGGTTCAACACCGACCTCCTCCGATCCTGCAACGCCTTCCCCCTCTACGACGACGGCGACTTCTGCCCCTATCTCGCCAACCACGGCCTCGGCCCCCGCACCCACAATCGCTCCCGGAGTTGGTACCGCACCGACCCTCACATGCTCGAACCCCTCTTCCACCGCCGCCTCCTCGAGTACCCTTGCCTCACGCCCGACCCTACCCTCGCCGACGCCGTCTTCCTCCCCTACTACGCCTCCCTCGACTCCCTCCCCTTCCTCTACGACCCGGCTCTCTTCAACTCCAGCGACCTCCACGGCCGCGACCTCGCCGAGTTCCTCCGACGCGACCGGCCCGCCGTCTGGGCACGCCGCGGCGGCCACGACCACTTCCTCGTTCTCGCCCGCCCCGCCTGGGACTACTCTCAGGATCCCGACGCCGATCCTCGCCTGTGGGGCACCTCCTTCCTCCACCTCCCTGACTTCCTCAACGTCACGGTGCTCGCCCTCGAGGCCCGCCCCTGGCCCTGGCAGGAGCGCGCCATCCCCCATCCCACCTCCTTCCACCCGGCCACCCTCGCCCACCTCGACGCCTGGCTGGCCCGCGCCCGCGGCGCCCGCCGCACCAACCTCATGCTCTtcgccggcggcggcggcgggggtGGCCCCAACATCC GGAGCATCCGGGCCGAGTGCGAGAACCGGACCGACCTCTGCGAGGTGGTCGACTGCTCTGATGGGGCCTGCGCCCACGACCCGATCCGGTTCATGCGGCCGATGCTCCGGTCCAGCTTCTGCCTCCAGCCACCCGGCGACACGCCAACCCGGCGGTCGACCTTCGACGGGATCCTGGCGGGGTGCATCCCGGTGTTCTTCGAGGAGATCGGTGCGCGGGCGCAGTACGGGTGGCACCTGCCCAAGGACCGGTTCGAGGAGTTCTCGGTGTTCATCCCGAAGGAAGAGGTGGTGTTTGGCGGGGTCCGGATCGGCGACGTGCTGGGGGCGATACCGCCGTCGGAGGTGCGGCGGATGCGGGAGCTGGTGCTGGAGATGGCACCGAGGGTGATGTACCGGCGGCACGGCAGCTCTGATGGGCTGCGGGCGAGGAAGGACGCCGTGGATCTGGCCATCGACGGGGTGCTCAGGAGGGTCCGCCGCCGGGTGCGGGTGCTCGAGGAGGGGGATCCGGATCTGCTCGTCTACGACGACGACGACGTCGACCACTGGTCTTAG